Proteins co-encoded in one Halorussus vallis genomic window:
- a CDS encoding FAD-binding oxidoreductase produces MRVRQHLSQHEAVEDLPLLTESAVVTDVTAMDRNRTDEVLAELRATLDEHGTPEWHRERPPDDEACDDWLAERLAPVDHQKGATPLGRFLPEDRRTDDVGGKLAALQGRFLEPYPSLLRVTVEADEPVEFQPGQYLSVRYRGVSRVYSIASSPTRDEIEFCVRRVPGGRMTSELAVNLRAGERVTLRGPYGDFLLEEPSRRDLVFLATGTGVAPLKSMIDYAFETGLDRYEGRPRDVWLVLGGAWEDSLPYHETFRSYASERANFHYVPTLSREVYLTDWDGETDYVQFSLMKYVDDDAVDRRRLPWRFESHLRDPPAYSIPARLDPSNLEVYACGVNAMVYSLVDAVEHLGVPPEHTQFEGFG; encoded by the coding sequence ATGCGGGTGCGCCAGCACCTCTCCCAGCACGAGGCGGTCGAGGACCTGCCCTTACTCACCGAGTCGGCGGTCGTGACCGACGTCACGGCGATGGACCGCAACCGGACCGACGAGGTCCTCGCCGAACTCCGGGCGACGCTCGACGAGCACGGCACGCCGGAGTGGCACCGCGAGCGCCCGCCGGACGACGAAGCCTGTGATGACTGGCTTGCCGAGCGACTCGCGCCGGTCGATCACCAAAAGGGCGCGACGCCGCTGGGCCGGTTCCTCCCCGAGGACCGGCGGACGGACGACGTCGGCGGGAAACTCGCCGCGCTCCAGGGCCGGTTTCTCGAACCGTACCCGTCGCTCCTGCGCGTCACCGTCGAGGCCGACGAACCGGTCGAGTTCCAACCCGGCCAGTACCTTTCGGTTCGCTACCGGGGCGTCAGCCGGGTGTACTCGATAGCGAGTTCGCCGACTCGCGACGAGATCGAGTTCTGCGTCCGGCGCGTTCCCGGCGGGCGGATGACCTCCGAGCTGGCGGTCAACCTCCGGGCGGGCGAAAGGGTGACCCTCCGGGGACCCTACGGCGACTTCCTGCTCGAAGAGCCCTCGCGCCGGGACCTCGTCTTCCTCGCGACCGGCACGGGCGTCGCCCCGCTCAAGAGCATGATCGACTACGCCTTCGAAACGGGGTTGGACCGCTACGAGGGCCGACCGCGGGACGTCTGGCTCGTCCTCGGCGGAGCCTGGGAGGACTCGCTACCCTACCACGAGACGTTCCGGTCGTACGCGAGCGAGCGGGCGAACTTCCACTACGTGCCGACGCTGAGCCGTGAGGTCTACCTGACCGACTGGGACGGCGAAACCGACTACGTGCAGTTCTCGCTGATGAAGTACGTCGACGACGACGCGGTCGACCGGCGACGCCTGCCCTGGCGGTTCGAGTCCCACCTGCGCGACCCGCCGGCGTACTCGATTCCGGCCCGCCTCGACCCGTCGAACCTCGAGGTCTACGCATGCGGGGTCAACGCGATGGTGTACAGCCTGGTCGACGCGGTCGAGCACCTGGGCGTTCCGCCCGAGCACACGCAGTTCGAGGGGTTCGGGTGA
- a CDS encoding glycoside hydrolase family 16 protein → MDRRTYLQRLGASVAVGGTGVGTSSGAGSDTVAEGGPANRADWTLAFEDRFDDGSLDTDEWSIGFGWGRETASSYERIVDRNVRVEDGRLKLTATHDGGPESVYAGGVNTRNKRYFGPGSYWEAKLRAPDRRGWLPAFWSEPNSGVWPPEIDFFELLGNDPGISHHNVHYDASGEQGGAHAELELSYPGVVSTTDPHVYGCVWRDDRVEMYVDGRRVGVHDDPTAMASLRTGAPFYMMLNIHVGKTGEPDFGEPWGEEMAVDWVRVWERK, encoded by the coding sequence ATGGACCGCCGTACGTACCTGCAACGTCTCGGGGCGAGCGTCGCCGTCGGCGGTACCGGGGTCGGAACGTCTTCCGGGGCCGGGTCCGACACCGTCGCCGAGGGCGGACCGGCGAATCGCGCCGACTGGACGCTCGCGTTCGAAGACCGATTCGACGACGGGTCGCTCGACACCGACGAGTGGTCCATCGGCTTCGGGTGGGGTCGAGAAACCGCGTCGTCGTACGAGCGAATCGTCGACCGGAACGTGCGGGTCGAAGACGGGCGCCTGAAACTGACCGCGACCCACGACGGCGGGCCGGAGTCGGTGTACGCCGGCGGCGTCAACACCCGGAACAAACGTTACTTCGGCCCCGGTTCCTACTGGGAGGCCAAACTCCGGGCTCCGGACCGACGCGGCTGGCTGCCCGCGTTCTGGAGCGAGCCGAACAGCGGCGTGTGGCCCCCGGAGATCGACTTCTTCGAACTGCTCGGGAACGACCCCGGCATCTCGCACCACAACGTCCACTACGACGCCAGCGGCGAGCAGGGCGGAGCCCACGCCGAACTCGAACTGTCGTACCCCGGCGTCGTCTCGACCACCGACCCCCACGTCTACGGGTGCGTGTGGCGCGACGACCGGGTCGAGATGTACGTCGACGGCCGGCGGGTCGGCGTCCACGACGACCCGACGGCGATGGCGTCGCTCCGAACCGGCGCGCCGTTCTACATGATGCTCAACATCCACGTCGGGAAGACGGGCGAACCGGACTTCGGCGAACCGTGGGGCGAGGAGATGGCCGTGGACTGGGTGCGCGTCTGGGAACGGAAGTAG
- a CDS encoding YhjD/YihY/BrkB family envelope integrity protein — MVTVSKLEDTARRVYSDFSEKNVTFMAAGIAYNAFVSLAPTLLLLLLVISVFGGGLEVRIVEVAGSWLPRPIANVVEQIFQGESSAASVSFVGLVVLVWGTLKIFRGLDTAFSEIYETEGKNSFVDQLKDGVVVLVALVVAVLATVGVTVVFARFSDTIPFVGLLTPLVLVVGLVVALAPMYYRFPDTDLGWRDVLPGTVFAALGWAALQGLFQVYLTFQDPKSGSFFGSVIVVVTYLYFSGLVLLLGAVVNAVVGGHSSGAPGGVGRGATGYETEREERMDRDEIAAYLQTLREDLGGRYPGMRSADAAAADEPEYPRPTGDVEVVEHTSVEDGRRRRAVTLRWDVPTDADDREGSGAD; from the coding sequence ATGGTCACGGTATCGAAGCTAGAGGACACCGCGAGGCGCGTCTACTCGGACTTCTCGGAGAAGAACGTGACGTTCATGGCGGCGGGCATCGCGTACAACGCCTTCGTCTCGCTCGCGCCGACGCTCCTGTTGCTCCTGTTGGTCATCTCGGTCTTCGGCGGCGGCCTCGAAGTGCGCATCGTCGAGGTCGCGGGGAGTTGGCTCCCCCGCCCGATAGCGAACGTCGTCGAGCAGATATTTCAGGGCGAGTCGTCGGCCGCGAGCGTCTCGTTCGTCGGCCTCGTCGTGCTCGTCTGGGGGACGCTCAAGATATTCCGCGGCCTCGACACCGCCTTCTCCGAGATCTACGAAACCGAGGGCAAGAACTCCTTCGTCGACCAACTCAAGGACGGCGTGGTCGTCCTGGTCGCGCTCGTGGTCGCCGTCCTCGCGACGGTGGGCGTCACCGTCGTCTTCGCGCGGTTCTCCGATACGATTCCGTTCGTCGGGTTGCTGACGCCGCTGGTGCTGGTCGTCGGCCTCGTCGTCGCGCTCGCGCCGATGTACTACCGGTTCCCCGACACGGACCTCGGATGGCGCGACGTGCTTCCCGGAACCGTCTTCGCCGCGCTCGGCTGGGCGGCGCTCCAGGGACTGTTCCAGGTGTACCTCACGTTCCAGGACCCCAAGTCGGGCAGTTTCTTCGGCAGCGTCATCGTCGTCGTCACCTACCTCTACTTCTCGGGGCTGGTCCTGTTGCTGGGCGCGGTGGTCAACGCGGTCGTCGGCGGGCACTCCTCCGGCGCGCCGGGCGGCGTGGGCCGCGGCGCGACCGGGTACGAGACAGAGCGAGAAGAGCGGATGGACCGAGACGAGATCGCGGCGTACCTCCAGACCCTCCGCGAGGATCTCGGCGGTCGCTACCCGGGGATGCGGTCGGCCGACGCCGCGGCCGCGGACGAACCGGAGTACCCCCGGCCGACCGGCGACGTCGAGGTCGTCGAGCACACGTCGGTCGAAGACGGCCGGCGGCGACGGGCGGTCACGCTCCGCTGGGACGTGCCGACCGACGCCGACGACCGCGAGGGTTCGGGCGCCGACTGA
- a CDS encoding alpha/beta hydrolase: MPDFPLVHVSRPPAEPAEPAERAPAVVLLHGRGGDEYNMIGLADNLPDDLHAFGVRAPYEVGSGSGYAWFPESPRSRGGFRKAVDRLAAFVRGVPEAYNVDPQRVGLFGFSQGAIAALAALVDYPDRLRWAAAMNGYLPESHDDPEEVADARGKAVFVAVGEDDTVIPPRYGEASAELLAEAGLDVTFRAYPTGHRMIPREIRDLSAWLDSRR; the protein is encoded by the coding sequence GTGCCCGACTTCCCGCTCGTTCACGTCAGCCGACCGCCCGCCGAACCCGCAGAACCCGCCGAGCGCGCCCCCGCGGTCGTCCTGCTCCACGGCCGCGGCGGCGACGAGTACAACATGATCGGCCTCGCCGACAACCTTCCCGACGACCTGCACGCGTTCGGTGTGCGCGCGCCGTACGAGGTCGGTTCGGGGTCCGGCTACGCGTGGTTCCCCGAATCGCCGCGGAGCCGCGGCGGATTCCGAAAGGCGGTCGACCGACTGGCGGCGTTCGTCCGGGGAGTCCCGGAGGCGTACAACGTCGACCCACAGCGCGTCGGCCTGTTCGGCTTCAGCCAGGGCGCGATAGCGGCGCTCGCCGCGCTCGTCGACTACCCCGACCGACTCCGCTGGGCGGCGGCGATGAACGGCTACCTCCCGGAGAGTCACGACGACCCCGAAGAGGTCGCCGACGCTCGCGGCAAGGCCGTCTTCGTGGCGGTCGGCGAGGACGACACCGTCATCCCTCCCCGGTACGGCGAGGCGTCGGCCGAACTGCTGGCCGAGGCGGGCCTCGACGTGACGTTCCGGGCGTATCCGACCGGCCACCGGATGATTCCCCGCGAGATTCGGGACCTCTCGGCGTGGCTCGACTCGCGGCGCTGA
- a CDS encoding carboxylate--amine ligase codes for MSSSGSERESVLIPTGYDPGCYPCVYSLGKRGVHTVVASENDAVPSFASRFCGETAVLPDPDDDLLAYRDALVGLAARPDVKTVIPVREQDIYLFAKYRERFERYVSLVAPDLATLGRVHDRKELFKAAAAAGVPAPETRLLSAVDDWSPRLLVKSRYNLLADEWVDAYAPEAASIADDITHLEPGETPDLDAIRERMGHDPIVQEFVPKAGEYMFAAIYDRGEPLATFQHRQIRGNSYRGGGGVYRKSIYDPELEEVARALLSELDWHGLACIEYMQDAETGEYKLAEINPRMWQSLPATVRAGADFPHYYWLQATGRAGEIDTGPHPGYDLGVGSHLLYGEVGHLRSIRGRDSPLVERPSLAGTAWEILVSCYDQPRFDYLHLDDPGPFLSGVRHVLPVGE; via the coding sequence ATGTCCTCATCGGGGAGCGAACGCGAGTCTGTACTGATACCGACGGGCTACGACCCGGGGTGTTACCCCTGCGTGTACTCGCTGGGCAAGCGCGGGGTCCACACTGTCGTCGCGTCCGAGAACGACGCCGTCCCGTCGTTCGCCTCGCGGTTCTGCGGGGAGACGGCCGTCCTCCCAGACCCGGACGACGACCTGCTCGCCTACAGGGACGCGCTGGTCGGCCTCGCCGCCCGGCCGGACGTGAAGACGGTGATACCGGTTCGAGAGCAGGACATCTACCTGTTCGCGAAGTACCGCGAGCGGTTCGAGCGCTACGTCTCGCTGGTCGCGCCCGACCTCGCCACGCTGGGGCGAGTCCACGACCGCAAGGAACTGTTCAAGGCCGCCGCGGCGGCGGGCGTGCCCGCCCCGGAAACCCGCCTGCTCTCGGCGGTCGACGACTGGTCGCCCAGACTGCTCGTGAAGTCGCGGTACAACCTCCTGGCCGACGAGTGGGTCGACGCCTACGCCCCCGAGGCGGCGTCGATAGCCGACGACATCACCCACCTCGAACCGGGCGAGACGCCCGACCTCGACGCCATCCGCGAGCGGATGGGCCACGACCCCATCGTCCAGGAGTTCGTGCCCAAGGCCGGCGAATACATGTTCGCGGCCATCTACGACCGCGGCGAACCGCTGGCGACGTTCCAGCACCGCCAGATTCGGGGTAACTCCTACCGCGGCGGCGGCGGCGTGTATCGAAAGTCCATCTACGACCCCGAACTGGAGGAGGTGGCGCGGGCACTCCTCTCGGAACTCGACTGGCACGGACTGGCCTGCATCGAGTACATGCAAGACGCCGAGACGGGCGAGTACAAACTCGCCGAAATTAACCCCCGGATGTGGCAATCGCTGCCGGCGACCGTCCGTGCCGGCGCCGACTTCCCGCACTACTACTGGTTGCAGGCGACCGGACGGGCCGGCGAAATCGACACCGGACCGCACCCCGGCTACGACCTCGGCGTCGGCAGCCACCTGCTGTACGGGGAGGTCGGCCACCTCCGGAGCATCCGCGGGCGGGACTCGCCCCTCGTCGAGCGCCCGTCGCTGGCCGGCACCGCCTGGGAGATACTCGTCTCCTGCTACGACCAGCCCCGCTTCGATTACCTCCACCTCGACGACCCCGGTCCCTTCCTGAGCGGGGTTCGACACGTGCTCCCGGTCGGAGAGTAG
- a CDS encoding carboxylate--amine ligase — protein MAGKAGERESVLIPTGYDPAAYSCLRSLAERGIYTIVASENDDAPEFASRFCDETAVLPSPHDDLLAYKDALVGLTARPDVKTVIPIREEDAYVFAKYREAFEEHASLVTPDLETLERVHDRKQLFEAADRAGAPIPETRLLSGVDDWTPELIIKSRYNLLTDEWGGSGSPRRAEEVKTVKHLEPGETPDLDAVREEMKHEPIVQEFVPKDGEYMFGGIYDHGEPLATFQHRQIRGNSYTGGGGVYREAMYDPELEQVARDLLSELDWHGLACIEYMRDAETGEYKLTEINPRMWQSLPAAVRAGADFPHYYWLQATGQADEIDAGPHPGYEVGSSSHLLYGEVGHLLSVLRDESPHVERPSLVGTAWEILSSCYHRPNFDYLRADDPGPFVQGVGHMFSKR, from the coding sequence ATGGCTGGGAAGGCTGGGGAACGAGAATCGGTCCTCATACCGACAGGGTACGACCCGGCGGCGTATTCGTGTCTGCGGTCGCTCGCCGAGCGGGGCATCTACACCATCGTCGCGTCGGAGAACGACGACGCGCCGGAGTTCGCTTCGCGGTTCTGCGACGAGACGGCGGTGCTCCCCTCTCCGCACGACGACCTGCTCGCTTACAAGGACGCGCTGGTCGGTCTCACCGCCCGGCCGGACGTGAAGACGGTGATACCGATTCGGGAGGAGGACGCCTACGTCTTTGCGAAGTACCGCGAGGCGTTCGAAGAACACGCCTCGCTGGTCACGCCGGACCTCGAAACCCTGGAGCGGGTCCACGACCGCAAGCAGTTGTTCGAGGCCGCCGACCGGGCCGGCGCGCCGATTCCCGAGACGCGCCTGCTCTCGGGGGTCGACGACTGGACGCCCGAACTCATCATCAAGTCGCGGTACAACCTCCTGACCGACGAGTGGGGCGGGTCGGGGTCGCCCCGGCGCGCCGAGGAGGTCAAGACCGTAAAGCACCTCGAACCGGGCGAGACGCCCGACCTCGACGCCGTCCGCGAGGAGATGAAACACGAACCCATCGTTCAGGAGTTCGTGCCCAAGGACGGCGAGTACATGTTCGGCGGCATCTACGACCACGGCGAACCGCTCGCGACGTTCCAGCACCGCCAGATACGGGGCAACTCCTACACCGGCGGCGGCGGCGTCTACCGCGAGGCGATGTACGACCCGGAACTGGAGCAGGTCGCCCGCGACCTGCTTTCGGAACTCGACTGGCACGGACTGGCCTGCATCGAGTACATGCGAGACGCCGAGACGGGCGAGTACAAACTCACCGAGATCAACCCCCGGATGTGGCAGTCGCTGCCCGCCGCGGTGCGGGCGGGCGCCGACTTCCCCCACTACTACTGGTTGCAGGCGACCGGACAGGCCGACGAAATCGACGCCGGCCCGCATCCGGGCTACGAAGTCGGGAGTTCGAGCCACCTGCTGTACGGCGAGGTCGGCCACCTGCTCTCCGTTCTGCGCGACGAGTCGCCCCACGTCGAGCGCCCGTCGCTGGTCGGGACCGCCTGGGAGATTCTCTCGTCGTGCTACCACCGGCCGAACTTCGACTACCTCCGGGCCGACGACCCCGGGCCGTTCGTCCAGGGGGTCGGGCACATGTTCTCGAAGCGCTGA
- a CDS encoding helix-turn-helix transcriptional regulator encodes MASSRGSPIDDIAYLARSEHRAPTLVALTVRPRHRFELKETAGVSSSTIRRTLSEFEDRNWIRRVGHRYEATPLGAYVASAMADLIERVETERKVRDVWQWLPDEDSGFTIEMCVDAVVTVAEADNPYAPINRFLTLLRETDTFRFVGSSLALLEPCREEFCGQIIDGMRAELVDSPNVARYIRSTYPELSSRTLESGNLTVELYDDLPPYGVGIFDHRIAICGHDFDSVTVRVLLDTDSRDARRWAESTYSLYRRRAPTVPLETVVE; translated from the coding sequence ATGGCTTCGAGCAGGGGTTCACCGATCGACGACATCGCGTATCTGGCGCGGTCGGAACACCGCGCCCCGACGCTCGTCGCCCTGACCGTCCGTCCCCGTCACCGATTCGAGCTCAAGGAGACGGCCGGCGTCTCGTCGTCGACGATTCGTCGGACGCTGAGCGAGTTCGAAGACCGCAACTGGATTCGCAGAGTCGGACACCGGTACGAGGCGACACCGCTGGGTGCGTACGTCGCGTCCGCGATGGCGGACCTGATCGAGCGAGTCGAAACCGAGCGGAAGGTCCGCGACGTCTGGCAGTGGCTCCCGGACGAAGACAGCGGATTCACGATCGAGATGTGTGTAGATGCGGTCGTGACGGTCGCCGAAGCCGACAATCCCTACGCTCCCATCAATCGATTCCTCACCCTGCTCAGGGAAACCGACACGTTCCGGTTCGTCGGGTCGTCGCTGGCACTCCTCGAACCGTGTCGCGAGGAGTTCTGCGGCCAGATCATCGACGGCATGCGAGCGGAACTCGTCGACTCGCCGAACGTGGCCCGGTACATCCGCTCGACGTATCCGGAGCTGTCCTCCCGAACCCTGGAGAGCGGCAATCTCACCGTCGAACTGTACGACGATCTCCCGCCGTACGGTGTCGGCATCTTCGACCACCGGATCGCGATCTGCGGCCACGACTTCGACAGCGTCACGGTCCGCGTGTTGCTCGACACCGACTCGCGGGACGCACGCAGGTGGGCGGAATCGACGTACTCGCTCTATCGGCGTCGGGCGCCGACGGTGCCGCTCGAAACGGTCGTAGAGTGA